A genomic region of Halopelagius longus contains the following coding sequences:
- a CDS encoding M24 family metallopeptidase: MTDDDPERVEMHLTDRRERLDEYLDREGLDAVWFARPNSFSWLTGGSNVVDHHADVGVAAAGYDRDEGWRVVTDNIEADRLRDEELPAAFDVESAAWYESSLSEAVAERTEGRAAADFDVPGFDALDATELRQPLSKTDAERYRELGRDVASAVERVAREIEPGDTEHEVAAGLRISLATRNANAPVVLVGGAERAQSYRHYTPTFAELGDYALLSVTAERGGLYASTTRTVAFDPPSWLQDRHEKSMRVEATALGATREAAREGGTAADVFDAIAAAYEDAGEPGEWRNHHQGGAAGFAGREWFASPNEDRPVHAPMAYAYNPTVRGAKSEDTVLVTEDSTELLTETGEWPTRTVESADGEFSVERHAILAPEE; the protein is encoded by the coding sequence ATGACCGACGACGACCCCGAACGGGTCGAGATGCACCTCACCGACCGCCGCGAACGCCTCGACGAGTACCTCGACCGGGAGGGACTCGACGCCGTCTGGTTCGCCCGGCCGAACTCCTTCTCGTGGCTCACGGGCGGGAGCAACGTCGTGGACCACCACGCGGACGTCGGCGTCGCCGCCGCCGGGTACGACCGAGACGAGGGGTGGCGCGTCGTCACCGACAACATCGAAGCCGACCGTCTCCGGGACGAGGAACTCCCCGCCGCGTTCGACGTCGAGTCCGCGGCGTGGTACGAATCGTCGCTCTCGGAGGCCGTCGCCGAACGCACGGAGGGCCGCGCCGCCGCGGACTTCGACGTGCCGGGGTTCGACGCCCTCGACGCGACGGAACTGCGACAACCGCTCTCTAAGACCGACGCGGAACGCTACCGCGAACTCGGCCGGGACGTGGCGTCGGCCGTCGAACGGGTCGCCCGCGAGATAGAACCCGGCGACACCGAACACGAAGTCGCCGCGGGCCTCCGCATCTCGCTCGCCACCCGGAACGCCAACGCGCCCGTCGTCCTCGTCGGCGGGGCCGAACGAGCGCAGTCGTACCGCCACTACACGCCGACGTTCGCGGAACTCGGCGACTACGCCCTCCTGTCGGTGACGGCCGAACGCGGCGGCCTCTACGCCAGCACCACCCGAACCGTCGCGTTCGACCCGCCCTCGTGGCTACAAGACCGCCACGAGAAATCGATGCGCGTGGAGGCGACGGCCCTCGGCGCGACGCGGGAGGCGGCCCGAGAGGGCGGCACCGCCGCGGACGTGTTCGACGCCATCGCCGCCGCCTACGAGGACGCCGGCGAACCCGGCGAGTGGCGGAACCACCACCAAGGCGGGGCGGCCGGATTCGCCGGACGGGAGTGGTTCGCCTCCCCGAACGAGGACCGGCCGGTCCACGCGCCGATGGCGTACGCCTACAACCCGACCGTGCGGGGCGCAAAGTCCGAGGACACGGTTCTCGTGACCGAAGACAGCACAGAACTGCTGACCGAGACGGGCGAGTGGCCCACGCGGACCGTCGAGTCGGCTGACGGCGAGTTCTCCGTCGAACGCCACGCGATTCTCGCCCCCGAGGAGTAA
- a CDS encoding NADP-dependent malic enzyme — MGLDDDAREYHREDPPGKIEISTTKPTNTQRDLSLAYSPGVAAPCRDIDEDPEKAYEYTAKGNLVGVVSNGSAVLGLGDIGAQASKPVMEGKGVLFKRFADIDVFDIELDLSEVDEFVDATAAMEPTFGGINLEDIKAPECFEIEEQLRERVSIPVFHDDQHGTAIISGAALINAADIVEKDIEDLQIVFSGAGASAIASARFYVSLGARKENIVMCDSDGVITTDRDDVNEYKREFANDVEADTLAEAMEGADVFVGLSVGGIVSQDMVRSMAEDPIIFAMANPDPEIGYEEAKEARDDTVIMATGRSDYPNQVNNVLGFPFIFRGALDARATEINEEMKRAAAHALADLAKQDVPDAVVKAYGDQPLQFGPDYVIPKPLDPRVLFKVAPAVARAAINSGSARTDLDMQAYEERLEARLGKSREMMRVVLNKAKSDPKRVALAEGTDEKMVRAAYQMQDQGIAEPILVGDEDSITAIATDLGLDFDPNVVDPKSGDWDHYADRLYELRRRKGLTKNEANEWIRNDTNYFASVMVEEGDADAMLTGLTHHYPSALRPPLQVIGTAPEANYAAGVYLLTFKNRVIFCADTTVNLDPDAETLAEVTKHTADLARRFNVEPRAAMLSYSNFGSVTNEGTKKPRDAVKLMHDDPEVDFQVDGEMQADTAVVEDILEGTYEFSDLEDPANVLVFPNLEAGNIGYKLLQRLGGAEAIGPMLVGMDKPVHVLQRGDEVKDIVNLGAVAVVDAQNE, encoded by the coding sequence ATGGGACTCGACGACGACGCGCGGGAGTATCACCGCGAGGACCCGCCGGGGAAGATAGAGATTTCGACGACCAAGCCGACGAACACCCAACGCGACCTGAGTCTCGCGTACTCGCCGGGTGTCGCCGCGCCGTGTCGCGACATCGACGAGGACCCCGAGAAGGCGTACGAGTACACCGCCAAGGGCAACCTCGTCGGCGTCGTCTCCAACGGGTCGGCGGTGCTCGGACTCGGCGACATCGGCGCGCAGGCGTCGAAGCCCGTCATGGAGGGGAAGGGCGTCCTCTTCAAGCGGTTCGCCGACATCGACGTGTTCGACATCGAACTCGACCTCAGCGAGGTAGACGAGTTCGTCGACGCCACCGCGGCGATGGAACCGACGTTCGGCGGCATCAACTTGGAGGACATCAAGGCCCCCGAGTGCTTCGAGATAGAGGAGCAACTCCGCGAACGGGTGTCGATTCCGGTGTTCCACGACGACCAACACGGGACGGCCATCATCTCCGGGGCGGCACTCATCAACGCCGCCGACATCGTGGAGAAAGACATCGAGGACCTCCAGATAGTCTTCTCGGGGGCGGGCGCGTCCGCCATCGCCAGCGCGCGGTTCTACGTCTCCCTCGGCGCGCGAAAGGAGAACATCGTGATGTGCGACTCCGACGGCGTCATCACGACGGACCGCGACGACGTCAACGAGTACAAGCGGGAGTTCGCAAACGACGTCGAGGCGGACACACTCGCGGAGGCGATGGAGGGAGCGGACGTGTTCGTCGGTCTCTCCGTCGGCGGCATCGTCTCGCAGGACATGGTGCGGTCGATGGCGGAGGACCCCATCATCTTCGCGATGGCGAACCCGGACCCCGAAATCGGCTACGAGGAGGCCAAGGAGGCCAGAGACGACACGGTCATCATGGCGACGGGTCGCTCGGACTACCCGAATCAGGTGAACAACGTGCTCGGGTTCCCGTTCATCTTCCGCGGCGCGTTGGACGCGCGCGCGACGGAGATAAACGAGGAGATGAAGCGCGCGGCGGCGCACGCTCTCGCCGACTTGGCTAAGCAGGACGTACCGGACGCCGTCGTGAAGGCCTACGGCGACCAACCGCTTCAGTTCGGCCCCGACTACGTCATCCCGAAACCGCTCGACCCCCGGGTCCTGTTCAAAGTCGCGCCCGCCGTCGCGCGGGCGGCGATAAACAGCGGGTCCGCGCGGACCGACCTCGACATGCAGGCGTACGAGGAACGTCTGGAGGCGCGCCTCGGGAAGTCCCGCGAGATGATGCGCGTCGTCCTCAACAAGGCCAAATCCGACCCCAAGCGCGTCGCCCTCGCGGAGGGCACAGACGAGAAGATGGTGCGGGCGGCGTACCAGATGCAGGATCAAGGTATCGCGGAACCAATCCTCGTCGGCGACGAGGACAGCATCACCGCCATCGCCACGGACCTCGGTCTGGACTTCGACCCGAACGTCGTGGACCCCAAGAGCGGCGACTGGGACCACTACGCCGACCGCCTGTACGAACTCCGGCGGCGCAAGGGCCTGACGAAGAACGAGGCCAACGAGTGGATCCGCAACGACACCAACTACTTCGCCAGCGTGATGGTCGAGGAGGGCGACGCCGACGCGATGCTCACCGGCCTGACGCACCACTACCCCTCGGCGCTTCGCCCGCCGTTGCAGGTCATCGGCACCGCGCCGGAGGCGAACTACGCGGCCGGGGTGTACCTCTTGACGTTCAAGAACCGCGTCATCTTCTGCGCCGACACGACGGTGAACCTCGACCCCGACGCGGAGACGTTGGCCGAGGTGACGAAGCACACCGCCGACCTCGCCCGCCGGTTCAACGTCGAACCGCGCGCGGCGATGCTGTCGTACTCGAACTTCGGGAGCGTCACCAACGAGGGGACGAAGAAACCGCGCGACGCGGTGAAACTCATGCACGACGACCCCGAGGTGGACTTCCAGGTGGACGGCGAGATGCAGGCCGACACCGCCGTCGTCGAGGACATCCTCGAAGGGACCTACGAGTTCTCGGACCTCGAAGACCCGGCGAACGTCCTCGTGTTCCCGAACCTCGAAGCGGGCAACATCGGCTACAAACTCCTCCAACGCCTCGGCGGCGCGGAGGCCATCGGCCCGATGCTCGTCGGCATGGACAAGCCCGTCCACGTCCTCCAACGCGGCGACGAGGTGAAGGACATCGTCAACCTCGGCGCCGTCGCCGTGGTGGACGCCCAGAACGAGTAG
- a CDS encoding COX15/CtaA family protein, with translation MNTRLRRLVAASFVLTGILMVLGVYTAAAGAGLTCAGRWPFCDGFLGLFPANWSSFIEWFHRLVAMVTGFLVLGTTLLAWREGAARRIRVSLAVSTILLPSQIILGALTVTTYQWVILTAHFLTASIIFTGVALAAAWAFETADPTRVRTAVTVAAAGLLVMVVATPHAFVPFGANVQAVYYGVGLAAYAALLAATVWTADAVEDGLRSRLRLTTGAAAVLTVSLLVLGRQVYGGGLEYVSLAGTAIAFGLAAAAAWLLYDRTRAGRVRGVPGGSD, from the coding sequence ATGAACACCCGCCTTCGCCGTCTCGTGGCCGCTTCGTTCGTCCTCACGGGGATACTGATGGTGCTCGGGGTGTACACGGCGGCCGCCGGGGCCGGACTCACCTGCGCCGGTCGGTGGCCGTTCTGCGACGGCTTCCTCGGCCTGTTCCCGGCCAACTGGAGCAGTTTCATCGAGTGGTTCCACCGCCTCGTCGCGATGGTGACCGGCTTCCTCGTCCTCGGGACGACGCTTCTGGCGTGGCGCGAGGGGGCCGCCCGGCGGATTCGCGTCTCGCTCGCCGTCTCGACTATCCTCTTGCCCTCGCAGATAATCCTCGGGGCGCTGACCGTCACGACCTACCAGTGGGTGATTCTGACGGCCCACTTCCTCACCGCCTCGATAATCTTCACCGGCGTCGCCCTCGCCGCCGCGTGGGCGTTCGAGACGGCCGACCCGACCAGAGTCCGGACGGCCGTCACCGTCGCCGCGGCGGGCCTCCTCGTCATGGTGGTCGCGACGCCGCACGCGTTCGTCCCGTTCGGCGCGAACGTCCAAGCGGTGTACTACGGGGTCGGTCTCGCGGCGTACGCCGCCCTCCTCGCCGCCACCGTCTGGACCGCCGACGCCGTCGAGGACGGCCTTCGTTCCCGTCTCCGACTGACGACCGGTGCCGCGGCCGTCCTCACCGTCTCGTTGCTCGTCCTCGGGCGGCAGGTGTACGGCGGCGGGCTAGAGTACGTTTCGCTCGCGGGCACGGCCATCGCGTTCGGCCTCGCCGCCGCGGCGGCGTGGCTTCTCTACGACCGGACGCGGGCGGGGCGCGTCCGCGGCGTCCCCGGCGGAAGCGACTGA
- a CDS encoding twin-arginine translocase subunit TatC: MPSEATRAPSGTVSWRTTLGAVVHARAQRLVAVFALTTIAVTAVFVLTGFDLQTLLPAAFGPVEVSPLAQQVEYNRLAVEIAILVGVVAAALFVAPHLVRHEAVEFSRARRPLAVAAVGFVAGTAAGRTLVLPAMFELFADSLVDIDAAVGPYWVTELGLFFPVTLGVAAAFPALLVGAVRAGLLPRLTTARHRTFAAVPFLVFSATHAPPTPTTFVLYAAPLFAGLGVGVAWLEFADSPTVGRYGEE, encoded by the coding sequence GTGCCGTCTGAAGCCACTCGCGCGCCCTCGGGAACCGTCTCGTGGCGCACGACTCTCGGTGCGGTCGTCCACGCACGCGCTCAGAGACTCGTCGCCGTCTTCGCCCTCACGACCATCGCCGTCACGGCGGTGTTCGTCCTGACGGGGTTCGACCTCCAGACGCTTCTCCCGGCGGCGTTCGGACCGGTCGAAGTGTCGCCGCTCGCCCAACAGGTCGAGTACAACCGCCTCGCCGTCGAAATCGCTATCCTCGTCGGCGTCGTCGCCGCGGCGCTTTTCGTCGCACCGCATCTCGTCCGCCACGAGGCGGTCGAGTTCTCCCGCGCCCGGAGACCCCTCGCCGTCGCCGCAGTCGGGTTCGTCGCGGGCACCGCCGCCGGCAGAACGCTCGTCCTCCCGGCGATGTTCGAGTTGTTCGCCGACAGCCTCGTCGATATCGACGCCGCCGTCGGTCCGTACTGGGTGACGGAACTCGGCCTGTTCTTCCCCGTCACCCTCGGCGTGGCGGCGGCGTTCCCGGCCCTCTTGGTCGGGGCGGTTCGGGCGGGTCTGCTCCCGCGCCTCACCACCGCCCGCCACCGGACGTTCGCGGCGGTTCCGTTCCTCGTCTTCTCGGCGACGCACGCGCCGCCGACGCCCACCACGTTCGTCCTCTACGCCGCGCCCCTGTTCGCGGGACTCGGCGTCGGCGTCGCGTGGTTGGAGTTCGCGGACTCGCCGACGGTCGGTCGCTACGGCGAGGAGTAG
- a CDS encoding basic amino acid ABC transporter substrate-binding protein encodes MDRRTYLKTGTGAVVGTLLAGCTGGGSGGGEGETTEGAGEETTGAETTAGEETTTGESESLPETVVIGSDIPYRPFEYETTSGELTGFDVDIAKAIFEGELGIGYEFKPTSFDSIIPSLNNNNFRIIMSAMTINEERAKKVDFSDPYFTAYQTVIVRKDSDITSKEDLKGKNVGVQKGTTGASAAEGLKEEFGGDLTLKKFDQIPGAFQALMNGQVDAVVNDNTVNAEFVNGKGEGKVRFLEGEGEAAEQGKDAPPYLTLTVEEYGIAFRKDDDEFRKKVNEALAAIRESGKYDEIYSQYFQG; translated from the coding sequence ATGGATAGACGTACGTATCTCAAGACCGGTACCGGTGCCGTCGTCGGCACGCTTCTGGCCGGTTGTACCGGCGGCGGTAGCGGAGGCGGCGAAGGTGAAACGACCGAAGGGGCCGGCGAGGAGACGACGGGCGCCGAAACGACGGCGGGCGAAGAGACGACGACGGGCGAGTCCGAATCGCTCCCCGAGACGGTCGTCATCGGGTCGGACATCCCGTACCGCCCGTTCGAGTACGAGACCACGTCCGGCGAACTGACCGGGTTCGACGTGGACATCGCCAAGGCCATCTTCGAGGGCGAACTCGGCATCGGCTACGAGTTCAAGCCGACGAGTTTCGACTCCATCATCCCCTCGCTGAACAACAACAACTTCCGCATCATCATGTCCGCGATGACCATCAACGAGGAACGCGCGAAGAAGGTGGACTTCTCGGACCCCTACTTCACGGCGTACCAGACGGTCATCGTCCGGAAGGACAGCGACATCACCTCGAAGGAGGACCTCAAGGGGAAGAACGTCGGCGTCCAGAAGGGGACGACCGGCGCCAGCGCCGCCGAGGGACTCAAAGAGGAGTTCGGCGGCGACCTGACCCTCAAGAAGTTCGACCAGATTCCGGGGGCGTTCCAAGCGCTCATGAACGGACAGGTCGACGCCGTCGTCAACGACAACACGGTCAACGCCGAGTTCGTCAACGGAAAGGGCGAGGGGAAGGTCCGCTTCCTCGAAGGCGAGGGTGAGGCCGCCGAGCAAGGCAAGGACGCCCCGCCGTACCTCACGCTGACCGTCGAGGAGTACGGTATCGCCTTCCGCAAGGACGACGACGAGTTCCGCAAGAAGGTCAACGAGGCCCTCGCCGCCATCAGAGAGAGCGGCAAGTACGACGAGATCTACTCGCAGTACTTCCAAGGCTGA
- a CDS encoding DUF308 domain-containing protein: MGTDGGRTPDDRSNNAHTPPDSTASDETYATNEEGQPRMTNRSRGGERVTDADSPGAGTAALLILAGVILFVFPEPVTSMAGVVLIVAGILLWGVERFA; encoded by the coding sequence ATGGGAACCGACGGAGGCCGTACGCCGGACGACCGGTCGAACAACGCGCACACGCCGCCCGACTCGACGGCGAGTGACGAGACGTACGCCACGAACGAGGAGGGACAGCCGAGAATGACCAACCGGTCCCGCGGGGGCGAACGCGTCACCGACGCCGATAGCCCAGGCGCGGGAACGGCCGCGTTGCTCATCCTCGCGGGCGTCATCCTGTTCGTCTTCCCGGAACCGGTAACCTCCATGGCCGGAGTCGTCCTCATCGTCGCCGGGATACTGCTGTGGGGCGTCGAACGGTTCGCATAA